The following proteins are encoded in a genomic region of Bacteroidales bacterium:
- the lysS gene encoding lysine--tRNA ligase, with protein MAQNLSEQEQIRRQSLAELTQLGIDAYPAQEFPVNVTASEIHENYPDKKTYDDVHLAGRIMSRRIMGAASFVELQDATGRIQCYVKRDNICTGEDKSFYNHVFKQLLDIGDIIGVSGRVFTTKMGETTIEAHELVILAKSLRPLPVVKEKDDKIFDAFTDPDMRYRRRYVDLIVNPHVKETFVKRSKMVNSIREFLNEKGYLEVETPILQPLYGGAAARPFTTHHNTLDMKLYLRIANELYLKRLIVGGFDGVYEFSKDFRNEGMSRFHNPEFTQVELYVAYKDYEWMMNLVEEMVEKIALDLHGTTAVQVGDNQIDFKRPWKRFTMFEAIQHFSGVDISEMDEQQLADAANKLNIPLDATMGKGKIIDEMFGALCESKLIQPTFITDYPIEMSPLAKKHRSKPGLVERFEAIVNGKELCNSFSELNDPIDQRQRFEDQIELGKRGDEESMLLDEDFLRALEYGMPPTAGLGVGIDRLAMVMTNQNSIQDVLFFPHMRPEKKKVVPQSDDFTRMGVPEQWAQNIIPAGIASPDELRQAKPALIQQKLSVYRKKNKLEIPAPTLEEIEVWQKG; from the coding sequence ATGGCACAGAATCTATCAGAACAGGAACAGATACGCAGGCAATCGCTTGCCGAGCTCACACAATTGGGAATCGATGCTTATCCGGCACAGGAATTTCCGGTAAACGTTACCGCCAGTGAGATACACGAAAACTATCCGGACAAAAAAACTTATGACGATGTGCACCTGGCTGGCCGCATCATGAGCCGCCGCATCATGGGTGCTGCCTCTTTTGTGGAGCTGCAGGATGCTACCGGCCGCATCCAGTGCTACGTGAAGCGCGATAATATCTGCACGGGCGAGGACAAATCTTTTTATAACCATGTATTTAAACAACTGCTCGACATCGGCGATATCATTGGCGTGAGCGGTCGTGTGTTTACCACCAAGATGGGCGAAACAACCATAGAAGCGCATGAACTTGTGATTCTGGCCAAATCGCTTCGACCGCTGCCGGTGGTGAAGGAGAAAGATGACAAAATTTTTGATGCCTTCACCGATCCCGATATGCGCTATCGACGCCGCTACGTGGACCTGATCGTAAACCCGCATGTAAAAGAAACCTTCGTGAAGCGCTCAAAGATGGTGAACTCCATCCGCGAGTTCCTCAACGAGAAAGGTTACCTGGAGGTGGAAACACCCATTTTACAGCCTTTGTATGGCGGTGCTGCGGCACGGCCTTTCACTACGCACCACAATACGCTCGACATGAAACTCTATCTACGCATCGCCAACGAGCTATATCTGAAACGCTTGATCGTAGGTGGCTTTGATGGTGTTTATGAATTTTCCAAAGACTTCCGCAACGAAGGCATGAGCCGTTTTCATAACCCGGAGTTTACACAGGTAGAACTTTATGTAGCCTATAAGGATTACGAATGGATGATGAACCTGGTGGAAGAGATGGTGGAAAAAATCGCTTTGGATTTGCACGGCACCACCGCAGTGCAGGTGGGCGACAACCAAATCGACTTCAAACGACCCTGGAAACGCTTCACAATGTTTGAAGCCATCCAACATTTTTCGGGTGTGGATATTTCGGAGATGGACGAGCAGCAATTGGCAGATGCCGCCAACAAACTCAACATCCCACTGGATGCCACCATGGGCAAAGGCAAAATTATAGACGAGATGTTTGGCGCTCTGTGTGAATCAAAGCTTATCCAGCCAACTTTTATCACCGACTATCCGATAGAGATGTCGCCGCTGGCTAAGAAGCATCGCAGCAAACCGGGACTCGTCGAACGTTTTGAGGCCATTGTAAATGGCAAGGAGCTGTGCAATTCTTTCAGCGAACTCAACGATCCCATCGATCAGCGCCAGCGTTTTGAAGACCAGATTGAGCTGGGTAAACGTGGCGACGAAGAGTCGATGCTGCTGGACGAAGACTTTTTGCGCGCACTCGAATATGGCATGCCGCCAACGGCAGGGCTGGGCGTAGGCATCGACCGGCTGGCGATGGTGATGACGAACCAAAACTCCATACAAGACGTGCTGTTTTTTCCGCACATGCGTCCCGAAAAGAAAAAAGTAGTTCCCCAAAGCGATGATTTTACACGTATGGGCGTGCCGGAGCAATGGGCACAAAACATCATACCGGCTGGCATCGCGTCACCCGACGAACTACGTCAGGCCAAACCTGCGCTCATTCAGCAAAAGTTAAGTGTTTATCGTAAGAAGAATAAACTGGAAATACCCGCTCCAACGCTCGAAGAAATTGAGGTCTGGCAAAAGGGCTGA
- a CDS encoding amidohydrolase yields the protein MKNIIIPVLILLITLINACKPMDKADLIITGAVIYTVDSNFTTAEAMAIANGKILAVGSHDEITSNFSADLVYDLGGKAVYPGLIDAHCHFLGYGLGRLKRADLKETRSMEEVVERVQQHHQKNPSLYWIEGRGWDQNDWADKQFPDRAKLDELFPDNPVMLTRIDGHAALVNSKAMVLAGISATTKIEGGDIILRNGQPTGILIDNAMELVKKVIPEAATEEIIRALLLAQEDCFAVGLTSVHDAGLEMQQVQIIDSLQHAGKLKMRINAMLSLTQENLDTYVDGGPYITDRLSVRSIKLYADGALGSRGALLIDEYSDDPGNRGIMLTRPDTIRSICQQAIDNGYQVCTHAIGDAANRMMLHLYGDPLQGPNDLRWRIEHAQIIAPEDFDLFGEYSIVPSVQPTHATSDMYWAADRVGQERVKGAYAYKQLLNQSGWIPLGTDFPIEQINPMLTFFAATARQDVEGYPEGGFQTENALTREETLRGMTIWAARAAFEENKKGSLEPGKVADFVVLDADIMNIPLPEVPKVKVIKTFVGGQEVYSR from the coding sequence ATGAAAAACATCATTATTCCTGTATTAATCCTTTTGATAACTTTAATAAATGCTTGCAAACCAATGGACAAAGCCGATCTGATCATTACGGGTGCTGTCATTTATACCGTCGACAGCAACTTCACCACCGCCGAAGCCATGGCCATCGCCAATGGGAAAATTCTGGCTGTGGGAAGCCACGACGAAATCACCTCCAACTTCTCCGCTGATTTGGTCTACGACCTGGGTGGGAAAGCAGTTTACCCCGGACTTATCGATGCGCATTGCCACTTTCTTGGATATGGATTGGGGCGCTTGAAGCGTGCTGATCTCAAAGAAACCCGCTCGATGGAGGAAGTGGTGGAACGCGTGCAGCAGCATCATCAGAAAAACCCTTCGTTGTATTGGATCGAAGGTCGCGGCTGGGATCAGAATGATTGGGCCGACAAGCAATTTCCGGATCGTGCAAAGTTGGACGAACTTTTCCCGGACAATCCGGTGATGCTTACCCGTATCGATGGGCATGCCGCGCTGGTCAACAGCAAAGCAATGGTGTTGGCGGGAATCAGTGCGACAACAAAAATTGAAGGTGGCGACATAATTCTCCGTAACGGGCAGCCCACCGGTATCCTCATCGACAACGCTATGGAACTTGTTAAAAAAGTGATTCCTGAGGCCGCAACAGAAGAAATTATCAGGGCATTGCTGTTGGCGCAGGAAGATTGTTTTGCTGTGGGTCTTACAAGCGTGCACGATGCCGGACTGGAAATGCAGCAGGTACAAATCATCGATTCGTTGCAACATGCCGGAAAACTGAAAATGCGCATCAATGCGATGCTTTCGCTCACACAGGAAAATCTGGATACTTACGTGGATGGCGGGCCATACATAACCGATCGGCTGAGCGTACGCAGCATAAAACTTTATGCCGACGGAGCTTTGGGCTCACGCGGTGCGCTGCTCATCGACGAATACAGCGACGATCCGGGCAACCGTGGCATCATGCTCACCCGTCCCGATACCATCCGTAGCATTTGCCAGCAGGCAATCGACAATGGTTATCAAGTTTGCACCCATGCTATTGGTGACGCGGCCAACCGCATGATGCTGCACCTTTATGGCGATCCTCTGCAAGGACCCAACGACCTGCGATGGCGCATCGAGCACGCACAAATTATTGCGCCAGAAGATTTTGATCTTTTTGGAGAATACAGCATTGTTCCTTCGGTACAGCCAACCCACGCCACCTCCGACATGTATTGGGCTGCCGACAGGGTGGGGCAGGAGCGGGTAAAAGGCGCTTATGCCTATAAGCAATTACTCAATCAGTCGGGATGGATTCCGCTGGGAACGGACTTTCCAATTGAGCAAATCAACCCGATGCTGACATTTTTTGCAGCCACCGCACGACAGGATGTCGAAGGTTATCCCGAAGGAGGTTTTCAAACTGAAAATGCGCTTACGCGAGAAGAGACCTTGCGCGGCATGACAATATGGGCAGCACGCGCCGCTTTTGAAGAAAACAAAAAAGGCAGCCTCGAACCTGGAAAAGTAGCCGACTTTGTGGTGCTCGACGCCGACATCATGAATATTCCGCTACCAGAGGTGCCAAAAGTAAAAGTTATAAAAACCTTCGTTGGCGGACAGGAGGTTTACAGCAGGTAG
- a CDS encoding ABC transporter ATP-binding protein, producing MMNASLHTSDLSIGYKLSGGAVNLLHQQINLQLHAGEVTGLLGPNGSGKSTLIRTLAGFQKPLAGKVFFDNVDLNILTAAQLARRVSVVLTGQVDIANTNVFSMVAYGRTPYTGFLGRLQTEDRMIVDQSLEQVGIKNLAHRKFDELSDGEKQKVMIAKSLAQQTPLIFLDEPTAFLDFPARVEILKLLRQAARNAGKAILLSTHDLNLAIRFADNIWMMGKEKPIAIGTPEDMVLKNEFGNYFDNPQVTFDKLSGTFTFDTEKIGEVTLSGAGLHRIWLQKALERKGYRLVQEPKSGCCISISEKQQFVVNFIDKEWVAKDISAVLGILSKLDLSSKNRASTT from the coding sequence ATGATGAACGCCAGTCTGCATACCAGCGATCTTTCCATTGGTTACAAATTGAGTGGTGGCGCGGTTAATTTGTTACATCAGCAAATCAATCTGCAGTTGCACGCCGGAGAAGTGACAGGCTTATTAGGACCCAATGGCTCCGGCAAAAGTACCCTCATCCGAACTTTGGCAGGATTTCAAAAACCTTTGGCAGGAAAAGTTTTTTTTGATAATGTCGATTTAAATATTCTCACCGCAGCACAATTAGCGCGACGCGTAAGTGTAGTCCTTACGGGGCAGGTGGACATTGCCAATACCAATGTATTTTCGATGGTGGCCTATGGACGAACGCCTTACACCGGTTTCCTCGGGCGTTTGCAAACGGAAGATCGTATGATCGTAGATCAGTCGCTGGAACAAGTTGGGATTAAAAATCTTGCACATCGAAAATTTGATGAGCTAAGCGATGGCGAAAAACAAAAAGTGATGATCGCCAAATCACTGGCACAGCAAACACCTTTGATATTTTTGGATGAACCCACTGCATTTCTGGATTTTCCGGCAAGGGTGGAGATATTAAAACTTCTTCGGCAGGCTGCACGAAACGCCGGCAAAGCAATTTTGCTTTCTACACACGACCTGAATCTGGCCATCCGCTTTGCCGACAATATCTGGATGATGGGAAAAGAAAAGCCTATCGCCATCGGTACTCCGGAAGACATGGTTTTGAAAAACGAATTTGGAAATTATTTTGATAATCCACAGGTAACTTTCGACAAGCTTTCTGGAACCTTTACCTTCGACACCGAAAAGATTGGTGAGGTAACTCTATCCGGGGCTGGGCTGCATCGCATCTGGCTCCAAAAGGCGCTTGAGCGCAAAGGCTACCGCCTGGTGCAGGAGCCAAAATCAGGCTGCTGTATCTCTATTTCTGAAAAGCAACAATTCGTTGTTAATTTTATTGATAAGGAATGGGTTGCTAAAGATATTTCAGCGGTTTTGGGAATTTTAAGTAAATTAGATTTGTCCTCTAAAAATAGAGCATCAACAACATAA
- a CDS encoding dihydrolipoamide acetyltransferase family protein, with the protein MAKFEIIMPKMGESIIEATITKWLKNPGDTIAEDDSLAEIATDKVDSEIPSPVEGTMKELLYNEGDVVPVGKVIAIIEMEGDDEEPTDEVEATPETKDAAEPKEDKEQPVEQEKAATEEKPGDFSAASRFYSPLVKSIAKKENVALSELEKIKGSGKDDRVTKDDLLQYIDDRKNQKAPTAAAPAPAAKSQASAAPSAAPKMEAPKVTTSEGDEIVEMDRMRKLIADHMVMSKQVSPHVTSFIEVDVTNIVNWRNSVKDDFQRREGQKITYTPIFIEATARVLRDYPMINASLDGTRIIKRKRINIGMATALPNGNLIVPVIKDADELNMIGMAKRVNDLADRARNNKLNPDEIQGGTFTVTNFGSFESLTGTPIINQPQLAILGLGAIKKRPVVLETAQGDVIAIRQIMILSMAYDHRVVDGALAGMYLRSLRDALEGFDETMSI; encoded by the coding sequence ATGGCCAAATTTGAAATTATTATGCCCAAAATGGGCGAGAGTATTATAGAAGCTACCATTACCAAATGGCTTAAAAATCCCGGCGATACCATTGCCGAGGATGACTCACTGGCTGAAATTGCTACCGACAAAGTGGATTCAGAGATCCCATCGCCGGTAGAAGGAACCATGAAAGAGCTGCTCTACAACGAAGGCGACGTGGTGCCGGTAGGAAAAGTAATTGCCATCATCGAAATGGAAGGCGACGATGAGGAGCCGACTGACGAGGTAGAAGCCACCCCGGAAACCAAGGATGCAGCAGAGCCTAAAGAAGACAAGGAACAGCCTGTAGAACAGGAGAAAGCCGCAACAGAAGAAAAACCAGGCGACTTCTCGGCAGCTTCACGGTTTTATTCCCCATTGGTAAAAAGCATTGCCAAAAAGGAAAACGTCGCTTTGTCGGAACTGGAAAAAATAAAAGGCAGCGGCAAAGACGACCGCGTGACCAAAGATGACCTGTTGCAATACATCGACGATAGGAAAAATCAGAAAGCTCCTACTGCTGCAGCTCCAGCACCAGCGGCCAAAAGCCAGGCATCAGCAGCTCCATCGGCAGCACCCAAAATGGAAGCTCCAAAAGTAACTACCAGCGAAGGCGACGAAATCGTAGAGATGGACCGCATGCGCAAGCTCATCGCCGACCACATGGTTATGTCGAAGCAGGTTTCGCCACACGTCACCTCCTTTATTGAAGTGGACGTTACCAACATCGTCAACTGGCGCAACAGTGTGAAAGATGACTTCCAGAGACGCGAAGGACAAAAGATCACCTACACGCCTATATTTATCGAAGCCACTGCACGTGTGCTTCGCGACTATCCGATGATAAATGCTTCGCTCGACGGAACCCGCATCATCAAACGTAAACGTATCAACATTGGAATGGCCACCGCGCTGCCCAACGGCAACCTGATAGTTCCGGTGATAAAAGACGCGGACGAGCTGAACATGATCGGCATGGCCAAGCGCGTAAACGACCTGGCCGACCGCGCCCGCAACAACAAACTCAATCCCGACGAAATTCAGGGCGGAACCTTTACTGTCACCAACTTCGGCAGTTTCGAGAGCCTCACCGGCACGCCCATCATCAACCAGCCACAACTGGCTATTCTTGGTCTGGGCGCCATCAAAAAACGCCCGGTGGTGCTCGAAACCGCCCAGGGTGACGTCATCGCTATTCGCCAGATTATGATCCTGTCGATGGCTTACGACCACCGCGTGGTAGATGGCGCACTCGCCGGCATGTACCTGCGAAGCCTGCGCGACGCCCTTGAAGGCTTCGATGAAACTATGAGCATTTAG
- a CDS encoding glycosyltransferase translates to MHHRSVQKKVATEKELLFGVCFYLCPSNQNTREPRRMKLSIVVVNYNVKYFLEQCLHSVFKASEHVETEVFVVDNRSVDGSVQMVREKFPQVILIDNQQNVGFAKANNQAIRQAKGEYILLLNPDTVVEDDTFEKITAFMDDHPDAGGLGVKMVDGKGKFLPESKRGLPTPAVAFYKIFGLAALFPRSKTFGQYHLTYLSNDEVHSVDVLSGAFMLLRRTTLDKVGLLDESYFMYGEDIDLSYRITKGSFRNYYFPHTRIIHYKGESTKKSSINYVLVFYKAMIIFARQHFSQKNAWLFSLLINMAIYFRAFLSILRRMLKNIMLPLLDAVVIYAGIYFIQNYWAHSVVFKEGGDYPPEFLLVALPAYIVVWLISVYMSGGYDKPINFFRIFKGLFAGTVAILVIYSLLDESMRFSRAVILLGALWGYIAMTGTRLIFRMLGFQDFKVGLTHNKRYLVVGDSDEAERVAKLLSTIEMQPAFIGLVSPQPTTDSAFTGSIAEIEDIANIYKINEIIFCAKSITSRSIIDKMTELQSLQVEFKIAPPESLSLIGSNSINTAGDLYTMEINPIGTYPNRRNKRLLDVMISLVMISALPILVFMVKRPAHFLANIVMVLFARKTWVGYCPTANDKNARLPGIKRGVLNPANALAIDNLSNETLERLNLLYARDYKVKTDLDIITKGYRKLGS, encoded by the coding sequence ATGCACCATCGTAGCGTGCAAAAAAAGGTTGCCACCGAAAAAGAACTCCTGTTCGGCGTTTGTTTTTATCTTTGCCCCTCTAATCAAAATACAAGGGAACCGCGCCGGATGAAGCTGTCGATAGTAGTTGTTAATTACAACGTAAAATATTTTCTTGAGCAATGCCTGCACTCTGTTTTCAAAGCCTCGGAGCATGTGGAGACGGAGGTTTTTGTTGTGGATAATCGCTCGGTGGACGGCTCAGTGCAGATGGTCAGAGAGAAATTTCCGCAGGTAATACTTATCGACAACCAGCAAAACGTTGGTTTTGCCAAAGCCAACAACCAGGCCATCCGACAGGCAAAAGGCGAATACATCCTGCTGCTCAACCCCGACACGGTGGTGGAAGACGACACTTTCGAAAAGATCACTGCTTTTATGGATGATCATCCCGACGCCGGCGGGCTGGGTGTAAAAATGGTGGACGGCAAAGGAAAGTTCCTGCCCGAAAGCAAACGCGGGCTTCCCACACCGGCAGTTGCCTTTTACAAAATCTTTGGCCTGGCAGCCTTGTTTCCGCGCTCCAAAACTTTCGGCCAATATCATCTTACCTATCTCAGCAACGACGAGGTACATAGTGTGGATGTGCTTTCCGGCGCCTTCATGCTGCTGCGGCGCACCACCCTCGACAAGGTGGGGCTGCTCGACGAGTCGTACTTTATGTATGGCGAAGACATCGACCTGTCGTACCGCATCACGAAGGGTAGCTTTCGCAACTACTATTTTCCGCATACGCGCATCATTCATTATAAGGGCGAGAGCACCAAAAAAAGCAGCATCAACTACGTGCTGGTGTTTTACAAAGCGATGATCATTTTTGCGCGCCAGCATTTCTCACAGAAAAATGCCTGGCTTTTCTCGCTGCTCATCAACATGGCCATCTATTTCCGGGCCTTCCTTTCGATACTGCGGCGCATGCTCAAAAATATCATGCTGCCGCTGCTCGACGCGGTGGTGATCTATGCGGGCATCTATTTTATACAAAACTACTGGGCGCATTCGGTGGTTTTTAAAGAGGGTGGCGACTACCCGCCAGAATTCCTGCTGGTGGCGCTGCCGGCTTACATCGTTGTGTGGCTCATCTCGGTTTATATGTCGGGCGGCTACGACAAGCCCATCAACTTTTTCAGGATTTTCAAAGGACTCTTTGCCGGCACGGTGGCCATCCTCGTCATCTACAGCCTGCTGGATGAGTCGATGCGGTTTTCGCGGGCGGTGATTCTTCTGGGCGCCTTGTGGGGATATATTGCCATGACGGGAACGCGACTGATATTTAGAATGCTTGGATTTCAGGATTTCAAGGTCGGCCTTACCCACAACAAACGCTACCTGGTGGTGGGCGACAGCGACGAAGCCGAACGTGTGGCAAAGCTGCTCAGCACCATCGAGATGCAGCCGGCTTTTATCGGATTGGTGAGCCCGCAACCCACCACCGACAGTGCCTTTACCGGCTCGATAGCTGAGATTGAGGATATTGCCAACATTTATAAAATCAACGAGATTATCTTCTGCGCCAAAAGCATCACGTCGCGCAGCATCATCGATAAAATGACTGAGCTGCAATCGCTGCAGGTAGAGTTTAAAATAGCGCCGCCCGAAAGCCTTTCACTCATCGGCAGCAACTCTATAAATACGGCCGGCGACCTCTACACCATGGAGATCAATCCTATCGGCACCTACCCCAACCGGCGCAACAAACGCCTGCTCGATGTGATGATAAGTCTGGTGATGATCTCCGCGCTGCCCATTTTGGTTTTTATGGTGAAGCGCCCGGCACATTTCCTCGCCAACATTGTTATGGTGCTTTTTGCACGCAAAACCTGGGTGGGATATTGCCCTACCGCCAACGACAAAAACGCCCGCCTTCCCGGGATTAAGCGCGGCGTGCTCAACCCGGCCAATGCACTGGCCATCGATAACCTGAGCAACGAAACGCTGGAGCGGCTCAACCTGCTCTACGCCCGCGACTACAAAGTAAAAACCGACCTCGACATTATTACAAAAGGATATAGGAAGTTGGGGAGTTAG
- a CDS encoding patatin-like phospholipase family protein — protein sequence MKKKYGISLSGGSARGLAHIGVLQALTEAGIRPQVVAGASMGAIIGALFAAGITPQEMPEFFKKASMLSFFTWKLPPHGGMLSSDKLAEELEEVLGIKTFEELQIPLYISVTNFSRGITEIISSGSLAVAVAASAAIPLIFKPVEMNGDLYVDGGVTDNQPVGPLPKLCRRTIASHVNHIRSEYDSTAIKDVAERTYSLAIYENEKPNLKKFRYVIDPPELAQFSLFDFQAIDEIVQIGYKETKRLLEEGKLR from the coding sequence ATGAAAAAAAAGTACGGCATATCCCTTAGCGGAGGCTCGGCACGCGGGCTTGCACATATCGGCGTACTGCAGGCGCTCACAGAGGCGGGTATTCGACCGCAGGTGGTGGCGGGTGCCAGCATGGGTGCTATTATTGGGGCGTTGTTTGCTGCCGGCATTACTCCGCAGGAGATGCCTGAGTTTTTTAAAAAGGCAAGCATGCTCAGCTTTTTCACCTGGAAGCTTCCGCCACACGGAGGCATGCTTTCGAGCGATAAGCTGGCCGAAGAACTGGAGGAAGTGTTGGGCATCAAAACTTTTGAAGAGCTACAGATACCCTTGTATATTTCGGTGACCAACTTCAGCCGCGGAATTACAGAAATTATCAGCAGCGGCTCCCTGGCGGTGGCGGTGGCCGCTTCGGCTGCAATTCCGTTGATTTTTAAACCTGTCGAAATGAACGGTGACCTGTATGTGGATGGCGGCGTTACCGACAACCAACCGGTTGGTCCGTTGCCCAAACTTTGCCGCCGGACTATCGCCAGCCATGTAAATCACATCAGAAGCGAATATGACTCGACAGCGATTAAGGATGTGGCCGAACGCACCTACAGCCTGGCCATTTATGAAAATGAAAAACCCAACCTGAAGAAATTTCGCTATGTGATCGATCCTCCGGAACTGGCGCAGTTCAGCCTGTTCGACTTTCAGGCCATCGACGAGATCGTGCAGATTGGATATAAAGAAACCAAACGACTGCTTGAGGAAGGGAAGCTGCGATAA
- a CDS encoding exosortase/archaeosortase family protein: MSEKRTKKQKQQAGAHEKLAKKQHIKKFWRSFMPLLLAVLLWLVTLTILHLPAIRDGVAQFFISFTLDSALAFGKLLFIPVESRSFPNITVDGYTMQIVMECTAYNFYIFVFYLSLLSPVSWSQRILTLVIFLSAVFILNNLRFVTMGFIGNQSAEWFHFIHDYFWNILFGFMVFLIWAWRYKGIAKR; this comes from the coding sequence ATGTCGGAAAAACGAACGAAAAAACAGAAACAACAAGCGGGCGCACACGAAAAGCTGGCAAAGAAGCAGCATATCAAAAAATTCTGGCGTAGTTTTATGCCTTTGCTTCTGGCCGTGCTGCTGTGGTTGGTCACGCTCACCATCCTGCATCTGCCCGCAATCAGGGACGGCGTGGCGCAGTTTTTTATCAGCTTCACGCTTGACTCGGCGCTTGCATTCGGAAAGCTGTTGTTTATCCCTGTCGAGAGCCGCAGCTTCCCAAACATTACCGTTGATGGTTACACCATGCAAATCGTGATGGAGTGTACCGCCTACAATTTTTACATCTTCGTTTTTTACCTCAGCTTGCTCTCGCCCGTAAGTTGGAGCCAAAGAATACTCACTTTGGTAATCTTTCTAAGTGCAGTTTTTATTTTGAATAACCTGCGTTTTGTCACCATGGGATTCATAGGAAATCAGTCAGCAGAATGGTTTCATTTTATCCACGACTATTTTTGGAACATCCTATTTGGTTTTATGGTTTTCCTGATCTGGGCCTGGCGGTACAAAGGCATTGCAAAGAGGTGA
- a CDS encoding 3'-5' exonuclease has protein sequence MELKLNKPIAFFDLETTGIKVATDRIVEISIVKIMPDGSQKILTHKVNPTIPIPAFTTEIHGISDEDVKDSPTFKELAHELAQFFGNADLAGYNSNRFDIPLLMEEFLRADVDFDLSGRRFVDVQNIFHKMEPRTLKAAYRFYCNQELTNNHSAEADAMATYEILKSQLDKYHGTKYEEKNGKITEPVVNDIGALSEFSEQHNNADLIGHIIYDDEKIETFNFGKHKGKSVEEVFARESSYYDWMMKGDFPLSTKKVITAIKLRSFNKGTAVK, from the coding sequence ATGGAATTAAAACTCAACAAACCCATTGCCTTTTTCGATCTGGAGACCACCGGCATCAAAGTAGCAACGGATCGCATCGTCGAAATCAGCATTGTGAAAATCATGCCCGACGGCAGTCAGAAAATCCTGACGCACAAAGTTAATCCCACCATTCCTATCCCGGCATTTACTACCGAAATACACGGCATCAGCGATGAGGATGTGAAAGATTCGCCTACCTTTAAGGAGCTCGCCCACGAGCTGGCGCAGTTTTTTGGTAATGCCGACCTGGCTGGCTACAACTCCAACCGGTTTGACATCCCCCTGCTCATGGAAGAATTTCTGCGCGCCGACGTGGACTTCGACCTCAGCGGACGCCGCTTTGTGGATGTGCAAAATATCTTTCACAAGATGGAACCCCGCACCCTGAAAGCTGCCTACCGGTTTTACTGCAATCAGGAACTCACCAACAACCATTCGGCAGAAGCCGACGCGATGGCTACCTACGAAATCCTTAAGTCGCAGCTCGACAAATACCACGGCACCAAATACGAAGAAAAAAACGGGAAGATTACGGAACCTGTGGTAAACGACATCGGGGCGTTGAGCGAGTTTTCGGAGCAGCACAACAATGCCGACCTCATTGGGCACATCATCTACGACGATGAGAAGATCGAAACTTTTAATTTTGGCAAACACAAAGGAAAAAGTGTCGAAGAGGTTTTTGCGCGTGAGTCTTCCTACTACGACTGGATGATGAAAGGGGATTTTCCACTCTCCACCAAGAAAGTGATTACAGCCATCAAGCTCAGAAGTTTCAACAAAGGGACGGCTGTGAAATAA
- a CDS encoding tetratricopeptide repeat protein yields MIKRGLIAVILCVAALTATSAQDKAGEYLKAAIELNGQNQYDASVELCNRALHLEPTMSSAWFLRGYNHYCLEKYQEAINDFSVALHYQKNYSDAYYYRGRSHQASGSYYQALLDLNKARKLDPGKTSILMLRSIFR; encoded by the coding sequence ATGATAAAACGTGGATTGATTGCCGTGATACTATGCGTCGCCGCACTAACCGCGACATCAGCACAGGACAAAGCCGGCGAATATCTGAAAGCAGCCATCGAGCTTAACGGCCAAAACCAATATGATGCGTCCGTAGAACTCTGCAACCGCGCGTTGCATCTGGAGCCTACCATGAGCAGCGCCTGGTTTTTGCGCGGATACAACCACTACTGCTTAGAAAAATATCAGGAAGCCATCAACGATTTTTCGGTGGCGCTTCATTATCAAAAAAATTATTCCGACGCCTACTACTACCGCGGGCGGTCGCATCAGGCCAGCGGCAGTTATTACCAGGCGCTCCTCGACCTGAACAAAGCCCGCAAACTTGACCCCGGAAAAACTTCCATCCTGATGCTGCGCAGTATCTTTCGGTAA